One Serinus canaria isolate serCan28SL12 chromosome Z, serCan2020, whole genome shotgun sequence DNA window includes the following coding sequences:
- the GBA2 gene encoding non-lysosomal glucosylceramidase, with protein sequence MAAAEETVEWPLMRRYEGAAQGRGVAADGWRVCLAHSFEELRQPYGAGDVPLRDVLRHVGFGLRYFRWWVKKTCIEKKTAFIDLLCAVPLQQIYGCPLGGIGGGTITRGWRGEFCRWQLNPGLYHYETVIANQFTVCLRCKGQTIYQQVLSMERPSSLQSWNWGYCGHYAFYHALYPRAWLVYELPGQQVVLTCRQVSPVIPHDYKDSSLPVGVFIWEVENGRDEDVEVSIMFSLQNGPGAKAAGSGGHWNEPFTFHKDGQRVAGVLLHHCPPVNPFTLAISAREKAGTGVTHVTAFDPTGLGGEVWQDLLQDGRLDSPPGKSRLTEKGEVTAAAVCASCRVPAHGHKTLEFALAWDMPCVHFGSKEKLHLRRYTRFFGSKGDAAPALSHYALTHYEEWERKIEAWQNPILENSQLPSWYKSALFNELYFLTDGGTIWMEVPPDCCAEDLQGPAGAGLSHLLPVLREYGRFAYLEGQEYRMYNTYDVHFYASFALIMLWPKLQISLQYDIAVTVVNEDVQPRQYLICGQTAQVKMKNVVPHDTGDPGDEPWQRVNAYLMHNTADWKDLNLKFVLQVYRDYYLTRDSLYLQDMWPVCQAVMESELKFDTDNDGLIENSGFADQTYDAWAVHGASAYCGGLWLAAVCMMCKMAEVLGDTEIQQKYLDILNKGKEAFERMLWNGKYYNYDSSGSDTSSSIMSDQCAGQWFLGACGLDRGDSEVFPKGHVLSALRTIFEKNVLGFAGGTMGAVNGMRPDGKPDTSSVQSNEVWVGVVYSLAATMIQEGMVEEGFRTAEGCYRTVWERLGMAFQTPEAYREKKVYRSLAYMRPLSIWSMQLALERRAGRAPAPAQLPQDHSHP encoded by the exons ATGGCGGCGGCGGAGGAGACGGTGGAGTGGCCGCTGATGCGGCGCTACGAGGGTGCAGCGCAGGGCCGCGGCGTGGCGGCGGACGGTTGGCGCGTCTGCCTGGCACACAGCTTCGAGGAGCTGCGGCAGCCCTACGGTGCCGGGGACGTGCCGCTCCGCGATGTCCTGCGGCACGTCGGCTTCGGCTTGCG GTACTTCAGGTGGTGGGTCAAGAAGACCTGCATAGAGAAGAAAACTGCCTTCATTGACCTCTTGTGTGctgttcctctgcagcagaTCTATG GGTGCCCGCTGGGCGGGATCGGGGGAGGCACCATCACCCGTGGCTGGCGGGGAGAGTTCTGCCGATGGCAGCTGAACCCTGGCCTTTACCACTACGAAACAGTCATCGCCAATCAG TTCACAGTGTGCCTGCGGTGCAAGGGACAGACCATTTACCAGCAGGTCTTGTCCATGGAGAGacccagcagcctgcagagctggaactgGGGCTACTGCGGCCACTACGCCTTTTACCATGCCCTGTACCCCCGTGCCTGGCTGGTCTACGAGCTGCCGGGGCAGCAGGTGGTGCTCACCTGCCGGCAGGTCTCGCCCGTCATCCCCCATGACTATAAG GACTCCAGCTTGCCGGTGGGAGTGTTCATCTGGGAGGTGGAGAACGGGAGGGACGAGGACGTGGAGGTGTCCATCATGTTCAGCCTGCAGAACGGGCCGGGAGCGAAGgcggccgggagcggcgggcACTGGAACGAGCCCTTCACCTTCCACAAGGATGGCCAGCGGGTTGCTGGGGTCCTGCTGCACCACTGCCCGCCCGTGAACCCCTTCACCCTGGCCATCTCTGCCCGGGAAAAG GCTGGCACGGGAGTCACCCATGTGACGGCATTTGATCCCACAGGATTGGGTGGAGAGGTGTGGCAGGATCTCCTGCAGGATGGCAGGCTGGATTCACCCCCTG gTAAAAGTCGGCTGACAGAGAAGGgagaggtgacagcagcagcagtgtgtgccagCTGTAGGGTGCCTGCCCATGGGCACAAGACGTTGGAGTTTGCCTTAGCTTGGGACATGCCCTGTGTTCACTTTGGCtccaaggaaaagctgcaccTCAG GCGGTACACCCGGTTTTTTGGCAGCAAAGGCgatgctgctcctgccctgtcccattATGCCCTGACACACTACGAGGAGTGGGAGAGGAAGATTGAAGCGTGGCAGAATCCCATCCTGGAGAACAG CCAGCTGCCTTCCTGGTACAAGTCAGCCCTGTTCAATGAGCTCTACTTCCTGACGGATGGAGGGACCATCTGGATGGAGGTGCCCCCtgactgctgtgctgaggaccTACAGGGGCCGGCAGGGGCGGGGCTCTCCcacctgctccctgtcctgcgGGAGTACGGAAGGTTTGCTTATTTGGAAG gcCAGGAGTACCGGATGTACAACACCTACGATGTCCATTTCTACGCCTCCTTCGCCCTCATCATGCTGTGGCCCAAGCTGCAGATCAGCCTGCAGTATGACATTG CTGTCACTGTGGTGAATGAGGATGTCCAGCCCCGGCAGTACTTGATTTGTGGTCAGACAGCCCAGGTGAAGATGAAGAATGTGGTGCCACATGACACTGGGGACCCAG GTGATGAGCCATGGCAGCGTGTCAATGCCTACCTGATGCACAACACTGCTGACTGGAAGGACCTCAACCTCAAGTTTGTGCTGCAGGTGTACCGTGACTACTACCTGACACGTGACTCCCTGTACCTGCAGGACATGTGGCCAGTGTGCCAG GCTGTGATGGAGTCGGAGCTGAAGTTTGACACGGATAACGATGGGCTCATTGAAAACAGCGGCTTTGCTGACCAGACATACGACGCGTGGGCAGTGCATGGAGCCAG TGCCTACTGCGGCGGACTGTGGCTGGCTGCGGTCTGCATGATGTGCAAGATGGCAGAAGTGCTTGGGGATACTGAGATCCAGCAAAAATACCTGGACATCCTGAACAAGGGCAAGGAGGCATTTGAGAGGATGCTCTGGAATG gaaaatacTACAACTATGATAGCAGTGGAAGTGACACGTCCAGCAGCATCATGTCAGACCAGTGTGCTGGGCAGTGGTTTCTCGGAGCTTGTGGTCTGGACCGAGGGGACTCTGAG GTTTTCCCCAAGGGTCACGTTCTCAGCGCGCTCAGGACCATCTTCGAGAAGAACGTTCTGGGCTTCGCGGGCGGCACCATGGGTGCCGTGAACGGCATGAGGCCCGATGGCAAGCCCGACACCTCCAGCGTGCAGTCCAACGAGGTGTGGGTCGGCGTGGTCTACTCCCTGGCTGCCACCATGATCCAGGAG GGCATGGTGGAGGAAGGATTCCGTACGGCGGAGGGCTGCTACCGGACAGTGTGGGAACGGCTGGGCATGGCTTTCCAGACGCCGGAGGCCTATCGGGAGAAGAAGGTGTACCGCTCGCTGGCCTACATGCGGCCCCTCAGTATCTGGAGCATGCAGCTGGCCTTGGAGCGCCGGGCTGGCCGGGCACCGGCGCCCGCACAGCTCCCCCAGGACCACAGCCACCCTTGa
- the RGP1 gene encoding RAB6A-GEF complex partner protein 2, which produces MIEVVAKLGRGPVFLAGEVLECVITFTNPLSASSTSASSEMLAWASAQIHCQFHASENRVALPPSDGSKHDVQAENETVFVPNRGERGQCILSTPPKILFCDLRLDPGESKSYSYCETLPVDGPPSFRGQSVKYVYKLTIGCQRVNSPIKLLRVPFRVLVLHGLKDYQFPQDEAVAPSNPFLEEEEGLKKDSRLADLATELLMVATSRRSLHLYNISNTRGKVGTFCIFKTVYKIGEDVIGTFNFSEGDIPCLQFSVSLQTEESIQEEFQRRRGQPVSFTVHARHQESCLHTAQSSFSLPIPLSSTPGFTTNIVSLKWRLHFEFVTSGESAGTCLVRGSQSEAVTWTGVEQMEVDTFSWDLPIKVLPTNPILASYVSQFSSTNSITI; this is translated from the exons ATGATTGAAGTGGTAGCCAAGCTGGGCCGTGGGCCCGTGTTCCTGGcaggggaggtgctggagtgtgtgaTCACCTTCACCAACCCATTATCGGCCTCATCCACCTCTGCCAGCAG TGAGATGCTGGCATGGGCCAGCGCCCAGATCCACTGCCAGTTTCACGCCAGCGAGAACCGGGTGGCACTCCCTCCCTCTGATGGCAGCAAGCATGATGTGCAGGCAGAGAATGAGACTGTCTTTGTCCCCAACAGAG GAGAGCGGGGTCAGTGTATCCTGTCCACCCCACCAAAGATCCTCTTCTGTGACTTGCGACTGGATCCTGGGGAGTCCAAGTCCT ATTCATACTGTGAGACACTGCCTGTCGATGGTCCCCCCTCTTTCCGGGGGCAGTCCGTGAAGTACGTGTACAAGCTGACCATTGGCTGCCAGCGCGTCAACTCCCCGATCAAGCTGCTGCGCGTGCCCTTCCGTGTCCTCGTGCTGCACG GGCTCAAGGATTACCAGTTCCCACAGGATGAGGCTGTTGCACCCTCAAACCCcttcctggaggaggaggagggcttGAAGAAAGACTCTCGCCTGGCAGACCTAGCAACAGAACTGCTCATGGTGGCCACCTCCCGACGCAGCCTGC ACCTGTATAACATCAGCAACACTCGTGGTAAGGTGGGGACATTCTGCATCTTTAAGACTGTGTATAAGATTGGAGAGGATGTCATTGGAACCTTCAACTTCTCAGAAGGAGATATTCCATGTCTGCAG TTCTCAGTGAGCCTGCAGACAGAGGAGAGCATCCAGGAGGAGTTCCAGCGGCGGCGGGGGCAGCCTGTCTCCTTCACCGTGCATGCCCGCCATCAGGAGtcctgcctgcacacagcacagagcagcttcagCCTGCCCATCCCACTCAGCTCAACCCCAGGATTCACCACCAACATCG TGTCCCTGAAGTGGAGGTTGCACTTTGAGTTTGTGACTTCTGGCGAGTCGGCGGGGACTTGCTTGGTTCGTGGGAGCCAATCGGAGGCTGTCACCTGGACTGGGGTGGAGCAGATGGAAGTGGACACCTTCAGCTGGGACTTGCCCATCAAAGTTCTTCCCACCAACCCCATCCTGGCTTCCTATGTATCTCAGTTCTCCAGCACTAACTCCATCACCATCTGA
- the MSMP gene encoding prostate-associated microseminoprotein translates to MAMQAQKMMCAWGRLCLLLSLLLQLPGSQAKCYFQAKAPCEYEGKQFSLGESWLSTNCLLCTCLHPIGVGCCETTQHPIDFPDWCEARYDSQTCQISVVQKANPSLPCVKSVEHEWGSASTPEPLVNKVLGAGLSR, encoded by the exons ATGGCCATGCAAGCACAGAAGATGATGTGTGCTTGGGGCAGGCTTTGCCTgcttctttccctcctccttcagctgccGGGCTCCCAGGCCAAATGCTACTTCCAGGCTAAAG CTCCCTGTGAGTATGAAGGGAAACAGTTCTCCCTTGGGGAATCGTGGCTGAGCACCAACTGCCTGCTCTGCACCTGCCTGCACCCCATTGGCGTGGGCTGCTGTGAGAC CACGCAGCACCCGATCGACTTCCCTGACTGGTGCGAGGCCCGCTACGACTCACAGACCTGCCAGATCTCGGTAGTGCAGAAGGCCAACCCCAGCCTGCCGTGCGTGAAGAGCGTGGAGCACGAGTGGGGCTCGGCCAGCACCCCTGAGCCGCTGGTGAACAAGGTGCTGGGTGCGGGGCTTAGCAGATAG